The Spinacia oleracea cultivar Varoflay chromosome 2, BTI_SOV_V1, whole genome shotgun sequence DNA segment ACAGATTATCTTTTGGGTTAAGAACTGGTGCTGTGGCCATTTTCTACTGGTCATTTATCTCAcccatttcttttaacaaaccTTATAAGCATCTGCAAGAAAGGTCATTTTGTGAGTGCTTGGTGCAGAATCATGCTTTTGTGGTTGACCAAGCCCGCCAAGGCATTTGTTGACTCTTAAGGATAATTGACTAATTGCAAGGATTTATCCATCTAGTTTTATGTAATGTAATATGAAGTTACTACCGGATTTTAGAGCACTGAATTTAGAAATTCATAATATAAGGCCGAACAATTTTGCTGTCATGGAATATTTTGTATACAATGCGCTATGGTGGCACCTGAGTGGAATTGTTGTTAATAATAGTCCCTCTATCTCAGGCCTTGTTCTTTTTACCTGATCTGGTCTGATGGTGTGGTGTTGGTCCGGTCTCTGTGAGTGTTTTTTGTtgtttctgatctgatctgatctgatatgatTTTTCTGGTCtgatttaataaataataataataatgtgaagagaacaaaacctaaatcttgCGAGGCACAATGACCCAAGTTCATTGATGCACATTTTTAACAAGATGAACTACGAAAACAATAATGAGCCATTTCTTGATTTCTGCACTTCTGTATGTTTCGTTTCGTTCCCCTGTTAAAATTTCTGcttatttgattttgaattgactTCTTTCATCCAAACCTTTGCAGATGAGGAGAAAACTGCAGAATCATCGACTAAGCTTCTTATTTGATGTTGTCTTTGTAATGACAAATGCTACCTTAGTTTCAGGAGCGACATTTTGTTCTATAGAAGATTAGATATAGAAATCCTGTAATTGGTGCTGCCATGAATTTCTGAAGGGCTTGATACTTTGATATGAAAGGAAACTTGTATGCCAAAATAAGGAAATTTTGACAGATTACAATGGTGTTGTTGCCACAAGCTGGGCTAGACATGATCCTCAgccataaacaaacaaataattcTCTATATAAATCCAATTTAAGCTAATTACCGAAACCGATACGAGACCAACATGAAATTACTGAGAGAAAATATGAAGTTGACATGACACAACGTGAATAAAATTGAACACAATCCGCTTGGATCAATGTGTAATATTATGTAGTGCATAACTGCACATtacaattatttaataaaaatgaaTGAGAATAAAGACAAGCATGACACGACACGCTTGTCCGCTCTACTTGAGACTAATTTCTTTAGATTCTATAAGATTAATGCTATTAGATTAGAGCGTTTGATTTAGAGGTTTGTTGATACTCCGTAAGATAATACACTGCAATATCAATTTAAAAAATTTCGAACTGGTTGAATTTCAGATtaactttcaaacataaaatTTATGTCAATTTATCCTTATAGATTTATGAGTTGGTAAAACTTATGTTAGGGACGCTTTTGTGATCAATTATCAATTTTGTTTACATGAGTACATTTGGTGATTTTCTTACACCGATAGGTCCGTCACCGGTCACCACCAGCACCACTCCTTCCTTTACCTCGCTCCATCTTTGAGACTTTCACTACAACTTTGTCATTTGATTACCATCGACATGTAAAAAGAGTGAAAAAAGCGCAAGACTAAACATGATAGTAATGACACTAATTCAAATAGATTAGACCTAAAATTTTTAAGATCATTTTTTAGCTCCTCTCAATTTCGAGTTATTAGGATTATCAAATCAATCCTTCTTCCATTTCAAATCACTTGTTATGTTTTGTTTTAAAGTTTTCCTCACTAGTTTTCATATAAAGTTAGGCCTCACACCTATCCACATACGTATTTATTTCTAATTTTTCTTTCCTCGTAAATGACATAAAAACAGAGCGAATAAATCGAAATAATAATATGTTGGACCGAACTTGTGATAATTATcccctaattttttttcttgtgatttagAAAAAGATTAGTCCAAAATGTCCAATCCTAGCACTCTCATAAATGATATAAACTGATTTAAAATTTAGAAAGTCGCTCACACTCTTCCAAATTGGTCTAGAAGACTAGAACACAACCACCCAAGATCTTGCTCTAGCTTTCAAAAGAATCAACATCACTACATAGATTGTTCATAATATTCCGTACCATTTTTTGTTCATCCCGAATTAATTGCAAATGTAAAAAACAAGTGCACAAATTAGCAGTTCTTGAATTCCCAGATGATGAAGGTGCCACAGTGTCATCGAAGTTACTATTCCCAGAAATCACCGGCATTTATATCTCTGATTCTGCTCCTTCTCCCCATCTTTTCTCCTGATCTCTTCTCTCCCTTATCTCGCTCATACCCTTCTCTTTTCTCTGTAAGTTTCACTCTAATTCATCTCCAATTTTTGCTTTTTTGAGAAATTTGACATTTATTTACTCATtgattatgttaatttttttggGTATTTGGTAATTGTGGTGGTACATCAATTTGGTGTTGGATTCTTCGTTTAAGTAGTAAAGATTCTAGCTTGAACTTTTGTAGGTCGATGATGAAATTGATTGAAgttgttatttttgttttgagaAATTTGACATTTGTCTACTCATTGATTATGGTTATTGCCACTATTTTACTGTTAATTTTTCTGGGTAGTTGGTAATTTTGGTGGGTACATCAATTTGATGCTGGATTATTCGTTTTGAATAGTAAAGATTCTACCTTGAACTTTGTGGGTTGATGATGAAATTGATTAAAGTTTACAAGttcttttatttaataaattagCAAAATTATCTGATGGGAAATAATGCTATTATGTCTTATAGAACTATCTTTTTGATTTATAATGAAAGTATTTAGTGGGATTTTACTTTGAGTTTATATAATTTGGTTGAAGATGATTGTATTAGCATACTTTATAGGAGATGATGTTAAAAATAATGTTAGGAATCAGGATTCATATAGTTTTCCCCTCTGTTACATACAtggactcttcattttacctcaaataCCCGTGCCGGATCCTCAACACTCGGACATAGATATGGACATTTTGACACATCATTTTAGACCAAAATCATGCATTTTTCCCCCAAAATAGCTGTTTAGGACACTTGGATACGTACCCGTGTCCGGTATGGGTATCCGAGTCCGGGTAACGTAGGTTTTCACCATTTATTGAAGTTGGAGGTATTGATGGAGTAAGTGATGGACACATCAAAGATTTATGGTTTTGGTGGGATTTTACTTTGAGTTTATATAATTTGGTTGAAGATGATTGTATTAGCATATACTTTATAGGAGATGATGTTAAAAATAATGTTAGGAATCAGGGTTCATATAGTTTTGCCCATTTATGAAGTTGGAGGTATTGATGGAGTAGTGATGGTCTGATGGACACATCAAAAaatttggttttagtgggatttTACTTAGTTTATATAACTTGGTTGAAGATGATTGTATTAGCATATACTTTATTGGGAGATGATGTTAAAAATAATGTTAGGGATCATGATTCACATAGTTTGCCCATTTATTGAAGTTGAAGGTATTGATGGATAAATAGTGATGCATCAAAGATTTATGGTTTTTGGTGGTCTATGGTTTGACTGATGTGCATTTTCATGTGATGGATCATAATTCTATTGTTTTTAACTATTCTTTTCCAAATGTTAGGAATGGAACGCGCCCCAACCAAGACATATGCGTCTCTTGCAGGGTGCATTACAATGTAAAACTGTGAGTATGTGCTTATTAGCCATGAATCATTGTGATTTTCTCTTACCGTATGCAAATTGTAGTAGTAAACAATAGTTGTTTACTTGCTGAGTTGCtggttttaataaaactctttGCGTTGTTTCAGCCGATTAGACAGCAGCTTGAGTTGTGGTCTCCTTTGCCCCACCAAGGATGGAAATCATGTCATGATTCTAAAAACACTCGTACGTACTAGAAACTataatgtgtgttattgttaCACAGGGTTCAACGTAACTGTATTgttcctgattttttttttggcagcaTTGCCCGAGAAGTCGGGTGGTTATATCCAAGTGTTTCTTGATGGAGGATTAAACCAGCAGAGAatgggggtattttttttatttttcttgactTGCTCCTGGAGTATTAGCAATCATTTCTTcggcttttttctttttcctgtcACTAAATTGTGTTGGTGTCATGCTTGATTGATCCAGTTTGATGGTACTTCTTGTTTCAGATTTGTGATGCCGTTGCTGTTGCTAAAATTTTAAATGCAACTCTTGTAATCCCACATCTGGAAGTTAACACTGTATGGCAGGATGCAAGGTACCTCCTCACAAGAttgatttttttagtttaaaacttttttttttttagacataggcttaatttgcataaataaaaaatagtttACATATTACAGCATACTAACCTACTAGGGTCATTAGAACCCCTTACATAGATTACACAACAAACTTCCAACAAAATATTAGAAACAGACGGGATAGCATGTTCTTCATTTTCCGACCCTTGATTGCTGCCATAACTCTGTTTCCCACGCCTTACATAGGTCACCGAGCTAGAGCCATTTTTGCTATTAATCTCCTTATTGAAGATTGAATTGCAGCGTGTTTGGTAAACATTGAGAGAAACCTTTGAAAACCTGTGGCTAATATTGCTATATGTGTTTTGCAGTTCATTCACAGAAGTATTTGATTTGGATCACTTTATCAATAGCCTGAGTGATGAAATCTCCATAGTTACAGAGTTGCCTGTTGAATACTCTTGGAGCACTAGGGAGTACTATGCTACAGGTATACGAGAAACCCGAGTTAAGACTGCTCCTGTCCATGCTTCGGCTGAGTGGTATCTGGAAAATGTATTACCTGTATTGCTTAGGTAAGTTTCTCTTTCTCATGTTCTTATGTAATCCAAAACACCCGATGCACTATAGTTGAGTAAATAAATCGAGTCATTTTAGACTGAAATGATACAAACAGGCGGAGCAAAGGTGCTGGGGTGGAAATTCGGGTCAATGGGTCTGGTTCGTTCGGGTTTGGTTTCAGGTCGATTTCAGGTTGTGTCAAAAAATATTAGAAATATTGTAAAACTTAATATTACTACAAAAATGATACATGGGTCAAATTAGGTCGATTTCAGGTCATTCGGGTTCTGTTCAGGTCGGGTTTGGGTTTCCCTCATTAACTTCATGTCAGGTTCGATTTGGGttatcgggtcgggtcaggTCAGGGATTACCAACCCTAGTGCTGAGCTGTTTACTGACATATACAACTATTTAATGCTCTTCTCTTTAATACTACATGCCTTATGCTTTTCTTTTACTCTTTGCCCGAAACTTGCATTCTTTCATTTCTTTCTTTTAGGTTTTCTCTGATAATCTTGCATTCTTTCATTACCATTAACGAGCTCTTAGATTAAAATCTTCTTAAACTGTTGTAGGTATGGAGTTGCTGCGATTTCCCCTTTCTCCCACCGCTTGGCTTTTGACAACTTGCCTAAAAGCATTCAACAGCTTCGTTGCAAGGTCAACTTTGAAGCATTACTCTTTGTTCCTCATATAAGAGAATTGGGTGACACCCTTGTCAGCCGACTGCGCTCTTCTGGTGAATTTTCTCAACAGAGGGAAAAGTATGTTGTTTTGCATCTCCGGTTTGATAAAGTAAGATTCTCTCTAAGTTTTGTCCTTCTCACTATCCTGTTATATAATTGGCTTCTTGTAGCTTTgtgtttttctttctcttttctgaGATAAGGAATTCTACTAAGTATAAAGATTTAAGGGAAAATATACAAACTATAGTCCACGAATTTCACAACCGTTTAGACTTTAGACAactcatttctaattttctatTAGGAAAGCCATATCTCTCCATATTTACATTTACATGCTctattctatcttttcacttgCTAAAAACCACAATTTTCTGCCTCCTTATCTCTCGAAGTTAATTGGCCAACCTGTTGAATAGGTTTAGACCGGTTTAGAGATTCCATACCCGTTTTTCCAATATAACTAACCAATACACTGCCTAGAGTTGTCTACTttaacactttttttttttggggaaagGAATAGGAAAATTATCATTTAGTAAATCGTCATACGGCATCTACAACATAATTATCCTTAAACAACATATAATCTAAAACATCAATATGAAATTCTTCATCCAATTTACTAGTATGAACGCTTCGGAACTGCTTCTTTGATATGGTAGTATTCCAACCATAATCGTTTTTCGATGACTCAACAGTTTTAACTTTATGTCCCTGGATTTTATGTTTGAAACCCGTATTTTAAGTTAGGTTCACATTCTAGCACAATGTATTGTAACTTCTTGCTTGATCATTCGTTTCCGAACGGTTTTCTGAATAACGGTTGGCTTCCAATTATATTATCTCAGGATATGGCTGCACATTCAGCTTGTGATTTTGGTGGGGGGAGAGCTGAAAAACTGGCTCTTGCAAAATACCGTCAAGTCATCTGGCAAGGAAGAGTTATGAAAACTCAGTTTTCTAACGAGGAATTGAGAAACCAAGGACGTTGTCCTTTGACCCCGGAAGAGATTGGATTGTTGCTGTCAGCTTTAGGCTTCACTAATAACACTCGCCTTTACCTGGCTTCTCACAAGGTTTGTGTCATGACATCAtaattaacccttaattatAATTAGAGCTGAATATTAGGCTGTTTGTTCAGGTACAATGGcggatcttccctttgccttgtgTGGGCCCgccacccccaccccccccccggCGGAAAATCCCTTAGTTTTTTAGTTACGGCAATCccctaaaatttgtgtataattgttTATACTTTATACTATATTGCTTAACTCTTCTATTGTCCCCCCCTCGTAAAACTGTTTAAGATTCGCCACTGTTTAGGTAGGTATTATACAGTAATAAGTCTATTTCATTCAGGTATATGGTGGTGAAGCAAGAATATCAACTCTACGTAAGTTGTTTCCTCGTATAGAAGACAAAAGGAGTCTTGCAACTGCTGATGAGCGCGGAAAGGTCGAAGGCAAAGCTTCATTGTTAGCTGCAGTGGATTATTATGTGAGTATGCACAGTGATATTTTCATCTCTGCTTCACCAGGAAACATGCATAATGCAATGGTAAGTAACTCAATTGTCCACTTTAACCTCATAAGTCATATTCCCCATGTTTTTAAATGACTGTCATTTTTTATGTTGCTCAGACACGGTTTTAAGTATCATGTCTGACACCGATGTCGGAGGATCCAACATTTCACTCCAAAATTTTACAGACACGGCAACACGGTCAAAAGAGTGTCTTGACTAGTTCTTTTGACATGGTTATCATATAAAGTGTCTGAAAATTTCCCACCCGGTATTATTTTTAATGTTATAAAAACCCCGACGGGGAATTTCTTGGGAAAGGGAGCTCGAGCCGAAAAAAGTGATCCAAAAATGGATTTGACCTAaagttaaaaaagaaaaagaagaggaaGGCACTATGTTAACCTAACTTTTTAGTTTTATAGAGCTTTTTAGTCCGGATAACATCTGGTAAGACTAATTTATTCGCTGATGATGCTTATTTTCATCGTGGCTACCAAAAATTGaactttttaattctttttttttccgcTTCTCCTCCGATCACGAGACTTGATTTCATATCCTTTTCCAACATGGGTGTTGAACTTCCTCGGACACCTTCAGAGTGTCATGTCGTGTCGACACCCCAAGTCAACTAAGGTGTCGAAGTAACATAGGTCATTTTCCCTTTCTAAGTCGATCTTTGAATAAGTTTCTCTCAAAATATAACTACCGTTATTTTGTTACAATGTTACCTGATGTGAAATTTATCGTATTTACAGTTGGGACATCGAGCCTATCAGAATCTGAAGACTATAAGACCAAACATGGCACTTCTAGGCCAGCTTTTCCTGAATGAGAGTATAAGTTGGCCTGATTTTCAGAATGCTGTTGCAGCCGCGCATAAAAATAGGCAAGGACAAATTAGAGTGAGAAAGGAGCAGCAATCCATATATACTTACCCTGTTCCTGATTGTATGTGCCAAACCTAATGTAAGTAAGACTTGAGCATTTCCTGTCTCATTCTGTCATTCACTTTGTTCTTCCTCATTGATAGTTTAGCAATGAAAAAAAAGCTGAGTGTCATTTATCAAATCAGACTGTTTTTAGTGCATTTCTGAGTGATAGTTCATAGTACTCTGGAAAATGTCTGGGTCACTCTTTTTCGACATGACAGGTTATGTACAAACCATGCCAAGTcggtggagttggtggggaactcgtcttgtgacttggaggtcacacGGTCGAGCTCCATCAGCTGCGAAATGCTTGGGAGAGGCTCAAGCATGTACATGTGTACAATAATTGTTGTATGTCGGAGTAATAGTTAAGCGAGTGTCATTTATCAAATCAGTTTTATAATGTATTTTTGTATGATAGTTCATAGTACTTTGGAAATATCCAGGTCACTCCTCTTCAACATGACAGGTTATGTACGGAATACATTATCACAAATTTTTATTTAGAGGTGGTGCAACAAATATTGTACagcggagtaaaagttaagtaaAAATGTTTATAAGTTACCCACTTACCCCATTAtagtgtaaaagttatctttttttttcttttttttttaaaaaaataaaacataggATCAAAGTGCaactaaaagaaaagaaaacactAATCAAGGCCCAAAGGATGGGAATGGGTCTCTAGGGGCCTGAACGAGGGCAACCCAAAGAAATTCTTcttacctttaaaaaaaaaaaaaaaacgacacGACCTTTTATCGCATTATACATCTATAACTATTATATAAGGAAACAAATAGTTAAAGAGTTGCCTTTTCTCAAGGCAAAATCCTAGTTTATATTGAAAAATATGATCTAATTACAATATTAACCTAAGCTAATCTCCCTATGGTTAGGTCTGAGATCAGCTACAGCTGCGGGAAAATCTGCAACTCTATTAGCTTCTCAGTAGACATGATAATATGATATACACTAATCATTGGAGCTGTATTCACTATAAACTTGGCAACAATTGCCTAATTCCTACACATTTCTCTCTATTAACATACAAAAACTAACATCTGTAAATCTGTAATATACAACACTCTGGAAGTAAGGTACCCTGCAATATGCCATCCCTGAGAAAAACAGACAGCAACCTATTCTGTATTTCCTTCGCAGAGTTATCTGAACAAATTGTGACAACCTATGTTACTCCAACTTttcattttacctcaagtacCCGTGTCGGATCCTCGACACTCCAACACTTCATTTTCGACTTAAATCCTGGAAACTTTTCACACTTTAGCCGAGTCAGGCACTTCAACACTAGTACCCGAGTCCAAGTAACATAGGTGACAACAATGTTTACCCACTGGTCTTCTCGCGGCTATCCCCTGTGTTCGTGTTTCCAACTGATGAAACCTGATCATCTTTCTTGTCTTCCAAACTTGATGAAGAAGATCCGATTCCATTTCTAGATGCAGTCGCCAATTCCTTTGATTCCCCGTTTgatggagaagatggtgaaattTCTTCATCTTCAATTGGTAGGGTTCGCTTTGAGCCCTCTAAAGCAACACCAAGAACAATATTGTCATCTAATGTTGTTTTTACTGTTGGTGAAGTAGCTTGGCTTTCTTTATCAGTGACTTCAATCTTATTATCTTGCTCATCGAGTTTGGCATCTACCTTGGAAGAATCGGATTTTGGGGTTATATCGGACTTTTCATCTTTCCGGGGTGAAGTTTTGGATTTGGGGTCACTGTTTATTTTGTAAGAAGGTTCAATTAGTAGGAAAGGGTGGTTGTTAACAGAATTGGGATTATTGTAGACAGTTTCAGAAAATGGAACATTGTTAACATCTGTTTCAGTGTACACTTTTCTTATGGTTCGAATGGGGGTGGCGAGTCGAGCTCGGTGGTGGCTGATTACTCTTAGAAGATCTAAGAGTATGGCTTCCTGTTCCAAGAAAAAACGATATTCATAAGCATGCTAGTTAAACACTTAAACTACACAATAATTGACGGTTGATTATGATATTGATTAGTGACTAATTGTCCGGAATATGGAttaaggtagtaattgacaacaaacctaggtagtaattgacaattTTTAACAAGCTAGGTAGTAATTTGCAAATTTACCGAAAGCCTAATCATAAACCATCAATATTTCAAGAAATGTTCAAATATCAAACAAACAGGCATACGTTATTCTGACAGTGATGAAATCGTACCTTAACACAAAGGTACTCTTCAAAGCGAGAAGTCTTCACAAAGCAGGATATCATAATCTGCAAATTGAGATGAAATAACTGTTAGATCAAAACCCATGTTGCTGCTCATAGAGGACTTGAAAGTTAACTAATTCAAGATCCACCCAAAAAATTAACCAAAGGGAAAAGATTTCAAAACGTGGAGGGGGGATGAAGGCAGTTTCCAACAGTCAGTCCaaaactttccaaaaagacTCTCGCAAACTGGTTGGGTTTCTTTCACAAACAATTATGCAGTGATGCAAAAACGATAACATCATTGAAGGATAACAAGATAAAATTTGTTGTTTTCACTGTCCACTAATCTCGATAAGTATAGATTACTGTTAATGTACACAAAAA contains these protein-coding regions:
- the LOC110795182 gene encoding O-fucosyltransferase 31; the encoded protein is MMKVPQCHRSYYSQKSPAFISLILLLLPIFSPDLFSPLSRSYPSLFSEWNAPQPRHMRLLQGALQCKTPIRQQLELWSPLPHQGWKSCHDSKNTPLPEKSGGYIQVFLDGGLNQQRMGICDAVAVAKILNATLVIPHLEVNTVWQDASSFTEVFDLDHFINSLSDEISIVTELPVEYSWSTREYYATGIRETRVKTAPVHASAEWYLENVLPVLLRYGVAAISPFSHRLAFDNLPKSIQQLRCKVNFEALLFVPHIRELGDTLVSRLRSSGEFSQQREKYVVLHLRFDKDMAAHSACDFGGGRAEKLALAKYRQVIWQGRVMKTQFSNEELRNQGRCPLTPEEIGLLLSALGFTNNTRLYLASHKVYGGEARISTLRKLFPRIEDKRSLATADERGKVEGKASLLAAVDYYVSMHSDIFISASPGNMHNAMLGHRAYQNLKTIRPNMALLGQLFLNESISWPDFQNAVAAAHKNRQGQIRVRKEQQSIYTYPVPDCMCQT